The nucleotide window GATTATGTCTTGAGTGTTCCACGGTCCTGCGCGCTAACCGAAGCAGCACATGTCCTATATCGGAGGAGGTCATTCCCGTTGGGACCATACGAGTTGCATCTGGTTTCTTCTGGCGTTGACTCATTGTCTCTGAATTAGTCTTAGTTAGTATTCACAGGAGTCATCTCTGCATGGGTTCCAAGTTGCACGATTACGAATACGTAGTAATTTGCCCCTTAGGCAATTGCAAATCATACTGCTGGATTACACCAAGTGCAAAAACAATGTGAGGTGACTtgcggtggtagtggtgtgACTGGTGGAAAGctctttccccttcaacAATCCAAGGTTTTCCTATCGCTTTCACATGCAAAAAGCAAGCTTCATTTGTTATTGGCACGTTCCTGCTTGCCCTGAAAAAAATTTTCAATTAGGTTGTCTACGCGTGGCCGCCTCATATGCAAAGTACGCAACGTGGAGGGACGGGCGTTGATTCCGGTCCACACATGCTCGACCACCTTGGTACATTGACACCTGTGATTGGGGATAGTTTAACGCAACTACCTTTTGGCTTCAAGCCACCAGGTTCCACTAACAACTCCATTCTAACTAAGCTATGGGCACAGAGCCCTGTCAAGGACCCCAAACAAAAGCCCCAACTTGCGGGCCCACCACAGGAGTAGACGAGACGGCTGAAACTGGTGGCAAAGACTTAAAGCTCGAGTTTAGGTAACAGCAAATGGGCTCTGCCCCGGGTACCACTATCTCTGACCCAGCTGGCTGGATCGTCTGCATTCAGCCGTAGCAGGAATCCTGTGGCCTATACCTATACGGAGTACTTTTCTTTCTACGGTGTATCGCAGATGCCGTCCGTCAGCACAAGGCGACCGGAACAGGGAAGACTACAGCCTTCGCTAGTTGGACCTAGCTGGAGTGGACAATTTGCCCCAGTTGTCCCGGGCGTTGATATCCAGTGTTTGAGTTGTATGGGACCCCGGCGGGTCTGAGGGACGGGTATCTGGGAAaagcccctcctccccggccgggggaatgggaggaagaCCGTGATCCGACGTCAATGAAGCTACATGATTTGACAGATGTCATTGAGCCCCAAAATTAAATGAGTCGAGCATGGAGATCAGAGAGTTTCAGCTCGTAATGCAAGACATCACCACTTCCACTCGTTGTCGGAACAAAGCGTCTTCAGGACTGCCGAAGCATGTAGCCGAGCAGCAACCACCAAAAGTCAAattgttttttcttcccaGCGGAAAGACCATGCCATGTGCTACAAGGATGACCGGACCAATCCTTCGCCAGGAACCCTGCAAGACAAATGCATTATGAAAGGCCTTAGACGGCAGTGAAAAAATTTTCATTGGCAGGGAAGAGTGCCCAGTCAGCACTCTATGCTCGCACGGGGCGACGATCTCGGGCTACTAGTAGCACGTACCAGCGACCCGGACAACAGTGTGCCAGACCTCCCCTGCCTGCCACATGCTAACGGACGCAACTAGTGACAGACTAATGCATGGAAGGGTGAGAAAATTCTTCTCTCGGGATTCCATgatccctttctttctccgctcGTCTTTCCcccctgcagctgctcaGGGATGAATCCCGGCGTGTGATTGGCTGGGAGGGCGCACAGCCACAGCCCGGTTGCCAGTTCATCGATTTGTCGTTCAGGATTTTCCGCGGGCAGCTCCCCattcgctcttcttcccccgttTAGGCGTAACTCGGGCCCCGTACTCCGTCCGTACGCCGTAATTTCGGTAACGACCGCTGGTTCCATACGTCAAGGATATGCAAGACCACGCCAAAACGGTTTAGTCTGCTGGGAATTCCATTCGGCGCAGCCGTATAGACTTCTTCCACGTCTTTTCTAGAACTTTTCTAATTTTGGGCCGTGCAAAGCCGAGTCCAGGGAAAAACCTTGCAAACCAACTAACTTCTAGACTAGTCCCGGACTACTATCTTCCCTACACCAGTGCAGCACCTACTCGGATAGGTTGTactatttgctttttttttccccttcccttccttcttctgtcttcttcgcAATCCTGTCTTTCCGACATCCGATAGCAGGCTCATTGATCCGTTGCAACCTGTTTTCCCGGATCTCCTGCCcccacttcctccccgaTTTCCCACGAGTCACCGGTTTGATTGCAACAAACTTCTCGGGGAATCTACTGGAGGCGATGCCCGATGGAAATCATGGCTCCTACGATCTTCGGTTCCCCGACCGGGCATGACATGGTTCTCGCGTGCATTGATGACGTGAATATCCACCGAGTCTCCATTAGATTATCCATTATCCTGTGTTTGAGCCTATTTTATCGATGGTTAGATAGAGAGCGATATCAAGACAAGACTTGGAGGAGAGTATTGTACGTAGTCGTTGGGTCATCGGCCCGGTCGATCACTAGTGACTGACTCTAGTACTGACTACTGACTACTGAGACACATTGTTGTGTTCGGGTACACGGCACCACGGGTCACCCGCATCCACCCACTACTTTACCCTACTTTTCTCTCCGGTCGCAAGGATGCCACAGCCCAAGAGTATGCTGATTGGGCATGgacactacttactatgtaGATAACTAACGAACTAACCGAACTAACAATCTATTTTCTGCAAGTATGTAGGTACCCAAccgaatcaatcaattaatcaTTCCATGGAAGGTTCTCGACCGACCAACCGTTGAACAATAACTAAGGAAAAGTGTCTCGTGCCAGCTGGTGACCAATGTCTTAGTGGCAGCTGATCATGACAGCTAACTACATACTGACTTAGTCAATTATGACAATGAATCACCTTATCAATTATTGATGTGAGACATGCCATGAGACTAGTGTAGTAGTGTTGTAGTAGCAATTGTTCGAGTCATGATGGGCCAAGATCTATCTGATGATTGAACCGAGGAAAAGTTACTATTTTTAATCCACCTTTACTAGTGACACATTGTTATCGGGCTTTACTACCCCGCCAGCCACAGGATTGTGTTTTCTATGAACTACTATGGAATGTATATGAAGTATTGAATATTATACATCTTAATTATTCAATATATGCATATACATAGATACCTTTGAATCGGACATAAGCGCACCAATAATTCCTAACCTTCTCGGATACTCAGCCTCCGCCCAACACAAAAATATATTCCTATACTACTCATCAGATAATAGTAGAAGATACTGGTATGTCAACAGTCAACACATCTGTTAGTACTACAAAGACTGAGTAATGCACCAAAACAGACCCTTCTAGAATATCCCCAAAACAACTACATACATgacctaactaactagctagctagtcagtcagtcaattaGTTAGTCAGTAGCACCGAAGAATTTTCAATTTCCAATTCCGCAATGCGCACATGACCCCCCTCAGCCTGACTCTTAGCATACATACCAACTTTGTTGATAACTAACACAACCATCTAGACTACTAAGAATGTAGACACAAGCAGACGGTCGACGGTCCAGACTCTCCCACAGCCCGCGCACACCCCGGTCGCGaccggtcggtcggtcgggtCTAGAACTCCAtttcccccaccaccaataTTCTCAATTGACCAGCACATCAGATTAATTTATCCGCtatcaaataaaaaaaaaatctgatCTTCGCttagaaatttaattttagtagtagttagttgtAGTTGGTATTTTGATATCAGATTCTAGATCAAGTCCATTGTTGATTATTGCtattattgtttttttttcactgtatgtatgtatgtttggatggatggattgcaTACGCGATGTTCTGGCTAGCTGAGGAGTGGATAGATTGCGCATTTATTGTTAgtcaatcaaatcaaatcaatacGTACGTATATCGTTACGATTACCTGAGAGACATGTTCATGTCTTGATGAGGCTATGTATACTCAGGTATATCTCCGATCATGTTCTATTTATAGGTGGTCTCTATCAACAAAGTTAATCGTTTAATATTCGTCAGTATCAGTGCAAATCTGTGGGGTTGTTTTAGTTCTAGTTCGGGTGGTGCGTGTCCCCTTCTCGTATACACTACGTATGACTCTTTTATTACTCCTACTG belongs to Aspergillus luchuensis IFO 4308 DNA, chromosome 3, nearly complete sequence and includes:
- a CDS encoding uncharacterized protein (TransMembrane:1 (o30-47i)); amino-acid sequence: MEIMAPTIFGSPTGHDMVLACIDDVNIHRVSIRLSIILCLSLFYRWLDRERYQDKTWRRVLHIVVFGYTAPRVTRIHPLLYPTFLSGRKDATAQEYADWAWTLLTM